The DNA segment CGGCCTCACAGGCCCCGATGCCGAGCAGGTAGGGCAGGAGAGCGACCCCGAACAGGGGCATCATCATCGCGTACGCATAGGCCACGAGAACGTTCTGGGCCAGGAACGCGAGGGCGAACAGGATCAGTCCCAGGGTGAACGGGGCCTTGGTGCGCGTGTACATCCGGCCGTACTGGAGGGCCAAGGCGGCCGTCAAGACCACGTTCAGCACGGCGACCCCGATCACGCCCGTGGTCCACGCGTCACTCATCGGCATCACTCCTCGTCTCGAGGATGGTCACGGCCAGAGCCCCCTCGTTTCCGCGGTGTCGCCGGGTCCTGCAGCAGGTGGCCGCAGACCTCCTCGAACACCCCGAAGTTCGCCTCGAGGATCGGGGACAGGAAGTACGGCGCCGCGTAGGCGTCTCCGGCGGGACGCGAAAGGAGTCCGTTTCGCAGGAACAGGTCGAGGTG comes from the Thermoplasmata archaeon genome and includes:
- a CDS encoding ArsR family transcriptional regulator, which gives rise to MRQLLWDLIAGTRGGVNRARIIVTLRGRPFNAHRLCEVLQLDDRTVRHHLDLFLRNGLLSRPAGDAYAAPYFLSPILEANFGVFEEVCGHLLQDPATPRKRGGSGRDHPRDEE